A region of Malaciobacter marinus DNA encodes the following proteins:
- a CDS encoding mechanosensitive ion channel family protein, whose product MYNNKYIQKGLTIKTKIFKIILLTIISINLFANTTLIKAATQVNNTNTQNSLIDNNTQQFDEESLSSSKDKRSMHYYDLGIIIKIVQSKDFNKQPAKQIEKVESEIKKITKNINDEIFYPFNENQYQKEIRFLNSKINVNSKYDNSLAVSRDMLKVSILENQKNFADTINSIIDGKNSFKDKKYFISFLNNQISRLKRIDIKPFQDTYNEISLQNDPVSNAFKESFLRLKNQIKAHLLVYNYLKTNMNEYRPSNFILDDLSLKYVIKKIDSNTYLKDLSETLDYYFHISIGKIVILMAILFIFMLINRKLLPVLANLFNKKLSVKIKNLDISILDIIPASFRFTMSMIVYLFAIQFSLLLLIEDAQLINKLIPWFNTTYLALFSFMFYRILTNYINESSDKIFSQYPNMRKEMVDFILRIFKIVILIFVALFLLVQLGFDIKAVIASLGIGGIAVALAAKDTLSNFFGSLNIITDNSFSQGDWIQAGSVEGTVVDIRMRTTRIRTFANAMITIPNAELANLAILNWSKRVIGRRINMTLNITYDSKMSDIENLVYDIREMLQEHPQIATSRLNIDKKPYLLKKEDLMGIKNNLLVYIDEYDSSSINIMVYCFSRSPNWEDWLDTKQDVIIKISQLLEQNHCKFAFPTQTIYLEKEEK is encoded by the coding sequence TTGTATAATAACAAATATATCCAAAAAGGACTCACAATCAAAACAAAAATATTCAAAATAATTTTACTTACTATTATAAGTATCAATCTTTTTGCTAATACTACACTTATTAAAGCAGCTACTCAAGTTAATAATACAAATACTCAAAATAGCCTTATAGATAATAATACACAACAATTTGATGAGGAATCATTAAGTTCTTCAAAAGATAAAAGATCAATGCATTATTATGATTTGGGAATTATTATAAAAATTGTTCAAAGCAAGGATTTTAACAAACAACCAGCTAAACAAATTGAAAAAGTTGAAAGTGAAATAAAAAAAATTACAAAAAATATAAATGATGAAATTTTTTATCCTTTCAATGAAAATCAATACCAAAAAGAGATTAGATTTTTAAATAGTAAAATAAATGTAAACTCAAAATATGACAACTCGCTTGCTGTATCAAGAGATATGTTAAAAGTATCTATCTTAGAAAATCAAAAAAACTTTGCAGATACTATAAACTCAATAATTGATGGTAAAAATTCATTTAAAGATAAAAAATACTTTATCTCATTTTTAAATAATCAAATAAGCAGATTAAAAAGAATCGATATTAAGCCTTTTCAAGATACATACAATGAAATATCACTTCAAAATGATCCTGTATCAAATGCTTTTAAAGAATCTTTTCTAAGACTTAAAAATCAAATCAAAGCTCATCTCCTTGTATATAATTATCTTAAAACTAATATGAATGAATATAGACCAAGTAATTTTATACTTGATGATTTAAGTTTAAAATATGTTATCAAAAAAATTGATTCAAATACATATTTAAAAGATTTATCTGAAACATTAGATTACTATTTTCATATTTCAATAGGTAAAATTGTTATTCTTATGGCAATACTATTCATATTTATGCTTATAAATAGAAAATTACTACCAGTTTTAGCAAATCTTTTTAATAAAAAGCTATCAGTAAAAATAAAAAATTTAGATATATCTATTTTAGATATTATTCCTGCGAGTTTTAGATTTACCATGTCTATGATTGTATACTTATTTGCAATTCAGTTTTCACTACTTCTTTTAATAGAAGATGCACAACTTATAAATAAACTAATTCCATGGTTTAACACTACATATTTAGCCCTATTTAGTTTTATGTTTTACAGAATTTTGACAAACTATATAAATGAATCATCTGATAAGATATTTAGTCAATATCCTAATATGCGAAAAGAGATGGTTGATTTTATTTTAAGAATTTTTAAAATTGTTATTCTTATTTTTGTTGCTTTATTTTTACTTGTACAACTAGGTTTTGATATAAAAGCAGTTATAGCTTCACTTGGTATTGGTGGTATTGCTGTTGCACTTGCTGCAAAAGATACTCTTTCAAACTTTTTTGGTTCTTTAAATATTATTACAGATAACTCATTTTCTCAAGGGGATTGGATTCAAGCTGGAAGTGTTGAGGGAACTGTAGTAGATATCAGAATGAGAACGACAAGAATTAGAACATTTGCAAATGCTATGATTACTATACCAAATGCAGAACTAGCAAACTTAGCTATTTTAAACTGGTCTAAAAGAGTAATTGGAAGAAGAATTAATATGACTTTAAATATAACTTATGATAGTAAAATGAGTGATATTGAAAACCTAGTATATGATATAAGGGAAATGTTACAAGAACACCCACAAATTGCCACATCAAGACTAAATATCGATAAAAAACCATATTTATTGAAAAAAGAAGATCTAATGGGAATAAAAAACAATCTTTTAGTTTATATTGATGAATATGATAGTAGCTCAATAAATATAATGGTATATTGTTTTAGTAGAAGTCCAAACTGGGAAGATTGGCTAGATACAAAACAAGATGTAATTATAAAAATTTCACAACTTCTTGAACAAAATCATTGTAAATTTGCGTTCCCTACACAAACGATTTATTTAGAAAAAGAAGAGAAATAA
- a CDS encoding Crp/Fnr family transcriptional regulator has protein sequence MKRYLKNFFIDFSDDMIEKLKNISKLVIFPKDKILFYEGDNARNLYLLVEGEVSVYKTYENGSVQLLRYFKPLSLVAELANIHKIPYPATGKCEEESRIIIIDFNRFQTLFNNKDEFVLSQSILMNSIAGKLFYHMNFNSFRPTKKLSNLQQVIYLILDDIDILNKKKHWKVAQTLNISPESLSRAIKKLKENNLIDIDENNNLYIINKDKMKTFIE, from the coding sequence ATGAAAAGATATTTAAAAAACTTTTTTATTGATTTTTCAGATGATATGATTGAGAAACTTAAGAATATTTCAAAATTAGTTATTTTTCCAAAAGATAAAATTTTATTTTATGAAGGAGACAATGCAAGAAATTTATATCTTTTAGTTGAGGGTGAAGTATCAGTTTATAAAACATATGAAAATGGTTCAGTACAACTTTTAAGGTATTTTAAACCTTTGTCTTTAGTTGCAGAACTTGCAAATATTCATAAAATACCTTATCCTGCTACAGGAAAGTGTGAGGAAGAATCAAGAATAATAATAATTGACTTTAATAGATTTCAAACACTTTTTAATAATAAAGATGAATTTGTTTTATCTCAAAGTATTTTAATGAATTCAATTGCAGGAAAATTATTTTATCATATGAATTTTAATAGTTTTAGGCCTACTAAAAAACTTTCAAATTTACAACAAGTAATATATTTGATTTTAGATGATATTGATATATTAAATAAAAAAAAACATTGGAAAGTTGCACAAACTTTAAATATTTCACCAGAAAGTTTATCAAGGGCTATAAAAAAATTAAAAGAAAATAATTTAATTGATATAGATGAAAATAATAATTTGTATATTATTAATAAAGATAAAATGAAAACATTTATAGAATAA
- a CDS encoding nitrous oxide reductase accessory protein NosL, which yields MKFYLVMFIFINSLFGQNIESLVGKKYEDLILKQENCPIKKVPISKYKKWLGYVQFKNSVIVAVSSAKYTFTYAMQNKKNNIHKIYMTDYNTGKIIEAKKASYVFGSRIMSIGGDDIIPFEKKEDAETFLKKQGGKKIFSIERMTKNFINYLELK from the coding sequence ATGAAGTTTTATTTAGTTATGTTTATTTTTATAAACTCTTTATTTGGACAAAATATAGAGTCATTAGTTGGGAAAAAGTATGAAGATTTAATTTTAAAACAAGAAAATTGTCCAATTAAAAAAGTTCCTATTTCTAAATATAAAAAATGGTTAGGATATGTACAATTTAAGAATTCTGTTATTGTTGCAGTAAGTTCTGCAAAATATACTTTTACGTATGCAATGCAAAATAAGAAAAATAATATTCATAAAATATATATGACTGATTATAATACTGGAAAAATTATAGAAGCTAAAAAGGCATCATATGTTTTTGGAAGTAGAATTATGTCAATTGGAGGAGATGATATTATTCCTTTTGAAAAAAAAGAAGATGCAGAAACTTTTTTGAAAAAACAAGGTGGAAAAAAAATATTTAGTATTGAAAGAATGACAAAAAATTTTATTAATTATTTAGAATTAAAATAA
- a CDS encoding ABC transporter permease yields the protein MNNLYLVFKMDIKESFRSKWFLLYTIIFGGIVALFFISGVTESKVQGFSGLSRLLLIFIEICIVIVPIFILVNTVRTIAADRDSNILEYLLSFPISLKTYFFGKFFGKLFTITIPIFAALFLALIWSTFKGVEIPWKIFIYYIFLLFSINISFLGLSFFISSLVKTQEIALALAFFVWILLLSLIDILLISILVKTTASAELIYSIALINPLQVFRIGAIALFDPQLSVIGPASYFIIDEFGAKFLLIYCVLYPILLGALFSFLGYKVFKRKDLV from the coding sequence ATGAATAATTTATATTTAGTTTTTAAAATGGATATTAAAGAATCATTTAGATCTAAATGGTTTTTATTATATACAATTATTTTTGGTGGAATAGTAGCTCTTTTTTTTATAAGTGGAGTAACTGAATCAAAAGTTCAAGGCTTTAGTGGTTTAAGTAGACTTCTTTTGATATTTATTGAGATTTGTATAGTAATAGTACCTATATTTATTTTAGTGAATACTGTAAGAACAATTGCTGCTGATAGAGATAGTAATATTTTAGAATATCTACTTTCTTTTCCAATATCTTTAAAAACATATTTTTTTGGTAAATTTTTTGGTAAATTATTTACAATCACAATTCCTATTTTCGCGGCATTATTCTTAGCTTTAATTTGGAGTACTTTTAAAGGTGTAGAAATTCCATGGAAAATATTTATATATTATATATTTCTATTGTTTTCTATAAATATTAGTTTTTTGGGACTTAGCTTTTTTATTTCATCTTTAGTTAAAACTCAAGAAATAGCTCTTGCTCTTGCTTTTTTTGTTTGGATACTTCTTTTGTCATTAATAGATATTTTATTGATTTCTATTTTAGTAAAAACTACTGCAAGTGCTGAATTAATTTATAGCATTGCTTTAATCAATCCTTTGCAAGTATTTAGAATAGGTGCAATTGCATTATTTGATCCACAATTATCTGTTATTGGACCAGCAAGTTACTTTATTATTGATGAATTTGGAGCAAAGTTTTTATTAATATATTGTGTTTTATATCCGATTTTATTAGGTGCATTATTTAGTTTCTTAGGATATAAAGTTTTTAAAAGAAAGGATTTAGTATGA
- a CDS encoding nitrous oxide reductase accessory protein NosL, giving the protein MMKKINYIFFTVLVLFVIGCEFKIDTTPKEVKWDREVCERCKMIISDRKYAVQIINPKNGDRFYFDDIGCTILWFEEQNIDWKNDAYIYVTDAKTGKWIDARNAYWTYGAITPMAFGFSANKTKILNKENNDLNYVIKKVLETRDE; this is encoded by the coding sequence ATGATGAAAAAAATTAATTATATATTTTTCACAGTATTAGTTTTATTTGTTATTGGATGTGAATTTAAAATAGATACAACACCAAAAGAAGTTAAATGGGACAGAGAGGTATGTGAAAGATGTAAAATGATAATAAGCGATAGAAAATATGCTGTTCAAATAATTAATCCAAAAAATGGTGATAGATTTTATTTTGATGATATTGGATGCACAATACTTTGGTTTGAAGAACAAAATATTGACTGGAAAAATGATGCATATATATATGTAACTGATGCAAAAACTGGAAAATGGATAGATGCAAGAAATGCTTATTGGACATATGGAGCCATTACTCCCATGGCTTTTGGATTTAGTGCCAATAAAACTAAAATTTTAAATAAAGAGAATAATGATTTAAATTACGTAATTAAAAAAGTATTGGAAACAAGAGATGAATAA
- a CDS encoding ABC transporter ATP-binding protein: protein MIKIENLTKKFLEQKSLNNISLELELGEKIIIMGQNGAGKTTLIRTILGQYLPTTGNIRIEGKDPFNDRINTLSLIGFVPQLPPPIKLTVEELIYYANKSSNVEKKLVLELCKELELDLDSHLNKVFFKLSGGMKQKLLIAIAIAKNPKIFIFDEPTANLDPKGRNRFYELIKKYNENKLMIFISHRIDEVSHIVNRKIEMDLGKVVYDEKN from the coding sequence ATGATAAAAATAGAAAATCTAACAAAGAAATTTTTAGAACAGAAATCTTTAAATAATATATCTTTGGAATTAGAATTAGGTGAAAAAATAATAATAATGGGACAAAATGGTGCTGGCAAGACAACTTTAATTAGAACAATTTTAGGACAATATTTACCAACAACTGGAAACATAAGAATAGAAGGAAAAGATCCTTTTAATGATAGAATAAATACTCTTTCTTTGATAGGTTTTGTTCCTCAACTACCACCTCCTATTAAATTAACAGTTGAAGAATTGATTTATTATGCAAATAAATCAAGCAATGTTGAAAAAAAATTAGTTTTAGAACTTTGTAAAGAATTAGAATTAGATTTAGATTCACATTTAAATAAAGTTTTTTTTAAGCTTTCAGGAGGAATGAAACAGAAGTTATTAATTGCAATAGCAATTGCTAAAAATCCTAAAATTTTTATTTTTGATGAGCCAACTGCAAATTTAGACCCTAAAGGAAGAAATCGTTTTTACGAACTTATAAAAAAATATAATGAAAATAAATTAATGATATTTATAAGTCATAGAATCGATGAAGTTTCTCATATAGTCAACAGAAAAATTGAAATGGACTTAGGAAAGGTAGTTTATGATGAAAAAAATTAA
- a CDS encoding NapH/MauN family ferredoxin-type protein, giving the protein MDKYNTRATIDKISFFDTFITTNKKGKKVLGIRFYRWLSVIFIHLLFFLSYKIDLQFLEGTLSGSRFLGFHLIDPFITLEVFLAHHKIPTNLIIGTITIIIVYLLIGGRAYCSWVCPYTILGEIGEKIHVFLLKKRIIKSYNFNHKIKYIFWAIFLSFAFFSGYLVFEVFNIVGILSRAIIYGWSLALTFLLIVFLIEVFFSQRMWCRYICPVGTTYGFIGWPSATKIVWDDSCDHCQVCSNVCLVPHVLEVTKKNANKDSKKEMTILSGDCTLCGRCVEVCHMDALNYDTKLKKLI; this is encoded by the coding sequence ATGGATAAATATAATACAAGAGCCACTATAGATAAAATATCTTTTTTTGATACTTTTATTACTACAAATAAAAAAGGTAAAAAAGTATTAGGCATAAGATTTTACAGATGGTTAAGTGTAATTTTTATACATTTACTTTTCTTTTTATCTTATAAAATTGATTTGCAATTTTTAGAAGGTACTCTTAGTGGCTCAAGATTTTTAGGATTTCATTTAATCGATCCTTTTATTACTTTAGAAGTTTTTTTAGCACATCATAAAATTCCTACAAATTTAATCATCGGAACAATAACAATTATAATTGTATATTTACTTATTGGCGGAAGAGCTTATTGTTCATGGGTTTGTCCATATACTATTTTAGGAGAGATAGGTGAAAAAATACATGTTTTTCTTTTAAAAAAAAGAATAATAAAGTCTTATAATTTTAACCATAAGATTAAATATATATTTTGGGCTATATTTTTATCTTTTGCATTTTTTAGTGGTTATTTAGTCTTTGAAGTTTTTAATATAGTAGGAATACTAAGTAGAGCTATTATTTATGGATGGAGTTTAGCTTTGACCTTTCTACTAATAGTTTTTTTAATAGAAGTATTTTTCTCTCAAAGAATGTGGTGTAGGTATATTTGTCCAGTTGGAACAACATATGGGTTTATTGGCTGGCCGAGTGCAACAAAAATTGTTTGGGATGATAGTTGTGATCATTGTCAAGTTTGTAGCAATGTTTGTTTAGTTCCTCATGTATTAGAAGTAACTAAAAAGAATGCAAATAAAGATAGTAAAAAAGAGATGACAATACTAAGTGGTGATTGCACTTTATGTGGTAGATGTGTAGAAGTTTGCCATATGGATGCTTTAAATTATGATACTAAATTAAAGAAGTTGATATGA
- a CDS encoding c-type cytochrome: MKIKNIIGLVLSILIIVLMIFLISQEENEVKESVKEIQKKEKNKVVSYKNEEEQKLDELKKQAGETTLQKVSNLYVIKCSSCHGKSGKGTKVAPSISGKSVDYILNKLNDYRNNRVKNSLMKGLLNNAKKEDLEILAKEISNFK; encoded by the coding sequence ATGAAAATTAAAAATATAATAGGTTTGGTTTTAAGTATATTAATTATCGTTTTAATGATTTTTCTTATTTCACAAGAAGAAAATGAAGTAAAAGAATCAGTTAAAGAAATACAAAAAAAAGAAAAAAACAAAGTTGTATCATATAAAAATGAAGAAGAACAGAAATTAGATGAATTAAAAAAGCAAGCAGGTGAGACTACTTTGCAAAAAGTCAGTAATCTTTATGTTATAAAGTGCTCTTCTTGTCATGGTAAATCTGGAAAAGGCACAAAAGTTGCACCAAGTATTTCAGGAAAGTCAGTTGATTATATATTGAATAAACTAAATGACTATAGAAATAATAGAGTAAAAAACTCATTAATGAAAGGCTTATTAAATAATGCAAAAAAAGAAGACTTAGAAATTCTTGCAAAAGAAATTTCAAATTTTAAATAA
- a CDS encoding c-type cytochrome, producing MKKVLLIFSTILIIFTGCEDKKDIDDKKIKNNNTPKIKIIEGKDKIKNENPFITYDLDGNKKIKVSPDGVETDLTKEIGALSTIRNSYENLNNRILAKTLSKNYIVKCSACHDDYANGVIGPSLIQKSEKEITNMIKAYKNKTKVNELMKYLVSQMDDEEIKSLAKEISNLNKEVQRQKNEN from the coding sequence ATGAAAAAAGTTTTACTAATATTTTCAACTATTTTAATTATTTTTACCGGATGTGAAGATAAAAAAGACATAGATGATAAGAAAATAAAAAATAATAATACTCCAAAAATAAAGATAATAGAAGGAAAAGATAAAATCAAAAATGAAAATCCTTTTATAACTTATGATTTAGATGGTAATAAAAAAATTAAAGTTTCACCAGATGGAGTTGAAACAGATTTAACAAAAGAAATAGGTGCATTATCTACTATTAGAAATAGTTACGAAAACTTGAATAATAGAATACTTGCAAAAACATTAAGTAAAAATTATATTGTTAAATGTTCTGCTTGCCACGATGATTATGCAAATGGGGTAATTGGTCCATCACTTATACAAAAAAGTGAAAAAGAGATTACAAATATGATTAAAGCTTATAAAAATAAAACAAAAGTCAATGAGCTTATGAAATATTTGGTTTCTCAAATGGATGATGAAGAAATTAAATCATTGGCAAAAGAAATTTCTAATTTGAACAAAGAAGTACAAAGGCAGAAAAATGAAAATTAA
- a CDS encoding 4Fe-4S dicluster domain-containing protein, producing the protein MKNRRDFVKYGVGTVFFSSFFITGTYILPKLEAGKLFLRPPGAINEKDFLSTCIKCGQCVQVCPYHSLSLLDINNGNSNGTPHINARERGCYLCDLLPCVLACPSGSLNHDITKAEEVEMGMAILKNPNKCFALLNKKIQKTDISRILSHSNKNEREAKVLEKLKTYVGKVCTICADMCPYPEKEKAIQMKQNNEGKWFPKVMNECVGCGVCEELCPTSEESAIVIVPRATYEEIYG; encoded by the coding sequence ATGAAAAATAGAAGAGATTTTGTAAAGTATGGAGTAGGAACAGTTTTTTTTAGTTCATTTTTCATAACAGGAACATATATATTACCAAAATTAGAAGCAGGAAAACTTTTTCTAAGACCTCCAGGAGCAATAAATGAAAAAGATTTTTTATCTACTTGTATAAAATGTGGACAATGTGTTCAAGTATGTCCATATCATAGTCTTTCGCTTTTAGATATTAATAATGGTAATAGTAATGGAACTCCACATATAAATGCAAGGGAAAGAGGATGCTATCTATGTGATTTACTTCCTTGTGTACTTGCTTGTCCAAGCGGTTCTTTAAATCATGATATTACGAAGGCAGAAGAAGTAGAAATGGGAATGGCTATTTTAAAAAATCCTAATAAATGTTTTGCATTATTAAATAAAAAAATTCAAAAAACAGATATTTCAAGAATTTTATCTCATTCAAATAAAAATGAGAGAGAAGCAAAAGTGCTTGAAAAATTAAAAACATATGTTGGTAAAGTATGCACAATTTGTGCAGATATGTGTCCATATCCTGAAAAAGAAAAAGCAATACAAATGAAACAAAATAATGAAGGAAAATGGTTTCCTAAAGTAATGAATGAATGTGTAGGATGTGGTGTATGCGAAGAACTTTGTCCTACAAGTGAAGAATCGGCAATAGTAATTGTACCAAGAGCAACTTATGAGGAGATTTATGGATGA
- the nosD gene encoding nitrous oxide reductase family maturation protein NosD: protein MKQIILILLLFITSSYSSPLQEAINEASSGSIIQLEEGNYYGNIVIDKPLTIDGLNKNAVIVGESKGTVVSILSSNVTLKNLTIKASGNSHEKIDSAIVAKNVNNIKIENNNILDCLFGIDFQKVNRSLIMDNYITSKKQDLGLRGDGIRLWYSHDNQILSNELYKTRDFVVWYSSGNIIEKNHGSYNRYSLHFMYAGRNLVKNNLFEYSSVGIFFMYSSGTTAIGNTIRNSIGSFGVGVGMKDSSNFTLIDNDIIYNARGIYIDQSPFQPGTTNIYKKNKILYNSSGIQFQALREKSIFEKNIIKGNMEMIVNDSPRNKLNLNMWKRNYWDEYEGFDRNKDNVGDIPFQHYVYADKLWLYNPSVKFFYGSVIIDLLNFLAKIAPFSEPDLLATDKEPLMQWRFKQNEK from the coding sequence ATGAAACAAATAATTTTAATTTTATTACTTTTTATAACGTCTTCTTATTCTTCACCATTACAAGAAGCTATAAATGAAGCTTCAAGTGGATCAATAATTCAATTAGAAGAAGGAAATTATTATGGAAATATCGTAATTGATAAACCTTTGACAATTGATGGTCTTAATAAAAATGCAGTAATAGTAGGAGAAAGTAAAGGAACAGTTGTTTCTATTCTTAGTTCAAATGTAACTTTAAAAAATTTGACAATTAAGGCAAGTGGAAATAGTCATGAAAAAATAGATAGTGCAATTGTTGCAAAAAATGTCAATAATATAAAAATAGAAAATAATAATATTTTAGATTGTTTATTTGGAATAGATTTTCAAAAAGTAAATAGATCTTTAATTATGGATAACTATATTACTTCTAAAAAACAAGATTTAGGTTTAAGAGGTGATGGAATAAGGCTTTGGTATTCTCATGATAATCAAATCTTGTCAAATGAGTTATATAAAACAAGAGATTTTGTTGTTTGGTATTCAAGTGGTAATATTATTGAAAAAAATCATGGAAGTTATAATAGATATTCATTGCATTTTATGTATGCAGGTAGAAATTTAGTTAAAAATAATTTATTTGAATATAGTTCAGTAGGGATTTTTTTTATGTATAGTTCTGGAACAACTGCTATTGGAAATACTATAAGAAATTCTATAGGATCTTTTGGAGTAGGTGTTGGTATGAAAGATAGCTCGAATTTTACATTAATAGATAATGATATTATTTATAATGCAAGAGGAATTTATATAGATCAATCTCCTTTTCAACCTGGAACTACAAATATATATAAGAAGAATAAAATTTTATATAACTCTAGTGGAATACAATTTCAGGCTTTAAGAGAAAAAAGTATTTTTGAAAAAAATATCATTAAAGGGAATATGGAAATGATTGTTAATGATTCTCCTAGAAATAAACTAAATCTTAATATGTGGAAAAGAAATTATTGGGATGAATATGAAGGCTTTGATAGAAATAAAGATAATGTAGGAGATATACCTTTTCAACATTATGTATATGCTGATAAATTATGGTTATATAATCCTAGTGTAAAATTCTTTTATGGTTCTGTGATTATTGATTTATTGAATTTTTTAGCAAAAATTGCACCTTTTTCTGAGCCTGATTTGTTAGCAACTGATAAAGAACCTTTAATGCAATGGAGATTTAAACAAAATGAAAAATAG
- a CDS encoding cytochrome C — protein MKKYQIFTILALALITFCFTVPVIGFNGVMNKIKTHNINAIPSYSYNVWNLYKGFQYESPNLPKGANESLEKMLETRAEVGVASIPIWKVSLEAPNYPKDAFPDGIPVFFHFDGYSGDVQEMNTINHYIGMYPMEHGGKFERKIVPYFFLILTLMMIAYLYTKNKYSWFLMAIPSVLPFAFLIDYAGWLYWYGHNMQEWGAFTIKPFMPTVFGDGKVAQFTTHSYPSIGFYILIIVSILSILAIFSKKKELKSK, from the coding sequence ATGAAAAAATATCAAATTTTCACTATTTTAGCTTTAGCTTTAATAACTTTTTGTTTTACAGTTCCAGTCATTGGTTTTAATGGAGTAATGAATAAAATTAAAACTCACAATATTAATGCTATTCCTTCATATTCTTATAATGTTTGGAATCTTTATAAAGGATTTCAATATGAAAGTCCTAACTTGCCAAAAGGTGCAAATGAATCTTTAGAAAAGATGTTAGAAACAAGAGCAGAAGTAGGAGTAGCAAGTATTCCCATATGGAAAGTCTCTTTAGAAGCGCCAAATTATCCAAAAGATGCTTTTCCTGATGGAATACCTGTATTTTTTCACTTTGATGGATATAGTGGTGATGTCCAAGAAATGAACACTATAAATCACTATATTGGAATGTATCCTATGGAACATGGAGGAAAGTTTGAAAGAAAAATTGTTCCTTATTTCTTTTTAATTTTAACATTAATGATGATTGCATATTTATATACGAAAAATAAATATTCGTGGTTTTTAATGGCAATTCCTTCAGTATTACCATTTGCTTTTTTAATAGATTATGCAGGTTGGCTTTATTGGTATGGACATAATATGCAAGAATGGGGTGCATTTACTATTAAACCATTTATGCCAACAGTTTTTGGTGATGGAAAAGTTGCACAGTTTACTACCCATTCATATCCATCTATTGGATTTTATATTTTAATAATAGTTAGTATTTTAAGTATTTTAGCAATTTTTTCAAAGAAAAAAGAATTGAAAAGTAAATAA